The proteins below are encoded in one region of Microbispora sp. NBC_01189:
- a CDS encoding benzoate/H(+) symporter BenE family transporter: MRNLQPVLAGLVSAVVGYASSFSVVLAGLQAAGAGSRQAASGLLALCTGIAVAAAVLSVRYRMPVAIAWSTPGAALLVSAGHVAGGYPAAIGAFAVCGLLTVLAGLVPWLARGVAAIPGPIAAAMLAGVLVPLCTAPLRAMADVPLLAGPVILTWAVLMRYARRWAVAGALTAAVAGLAISGAAFPAASLRPDPVFTMPAVTLPALVGIALPLFLVTMAGQNVPGAAVLSTYGYPVPLRGALVTTGLVSTAAALFGGHAVNLAAITAAMTAGPDAHPDPARRWIATLALGAGQLTLGLGAAFATALVVASPPVLVTAVAGLALLPALASSLATAFTGPDRREAAAVTFVVTASATSIAGIGSAFWGLIAGSLALLLTRRRTAPPSAGQPATHAETGAARPA, from the coding sequence GTGCGGAATCTGCAGCCGGTGCTCGCCGGACTGGTCAGCGCCGTCGTCGGTTACGCGAGCTCGTTCTCCGTGGTCCTCGCCGGCCTGCAGGCGGCCGGGGCCGGCTCGCGGCAGGCGGCCTCCGGCCTGCTCGCGCTCTGCACCGGCATCGCCGTCGCCGCCGCCGTCCTGTCCGTCCGGTATCGCATGCCCGTCGCGATCGCGTGGTCCACTCCGGGCGCCGCGCTGCTCGTCTCGGCCGGGCACGTGGCCGGCGGCTACCCGGCGGCGATCGGGGCCTTCGCCGTCTGCGGGCTCCTGACCGTGCTCGCCGGGCTCGTCCCGTGGCTGGCCCGCGGCGTCGCCGCGATCCCCGGCCCCATCGCGGCGGCCATGCTCGCCGGCGTCCTGGTCCCGCTGTGCACCGCCCCGCTCCGCGCGATGGCCGACGTCCCGCTGCTGGCGGGGCCGGTCATCCTGACCTGGGCGGTGCTGATGCGGTACGCCCGGCGGTGGGCGGTCGCCGGGGCGCTGACCGCGGCAGTGGCGGGCCTCGCGATCAGCGGCGCCGCGTTCCCCGCCGCGTCCCTGCGCCCCGACCCGGTGTTCACGATGCCCGCCGTGACCCTGCCGGCCCTCGTCGGCATCGCGCTGCCGCTGTTCCTGGTGACCATGGCGGGACAGAACGTGCCCGGGGCGGCCGTCCTCTCCACTTACGGCTACCCGGTGCCGCTGCGCGGCGCACTGGTGACGACGGGGCTCGTCAGCACGGCCGCCGCGCTGTTCGGCGGACACGCCGTCAACCTCGCCGCCATCACCGCCGCCATGACCGCCGGGCCCGACGCCCACCCCGACCCGGCCCGCCGCTGGATCGCCACCCTGGCCCTCGGCGCCGGGCAGCTCACGCTGGGGCTGGGCGCCGCCTTCGCCACCGCGCTCGTCGTGGCCTCGCCCCCGGTCCTGGTCACCGCCGTGGCCGGCCTCGCGCTCCTCCCGGCCCTCGCCTCCTCGCTCGCCACCGCCTTCACCGGGCCGGACCGGCGGGAGGCGGCCGCGGTCACCTTCGTCGTCACCGCCTCGGCGACCTCCATCGCGGGCATCGGATCGGCCTTCTGGGGGCTGATCGCCGGATCTCTCGCGCTCCTGCTCACCCGGCGCCGTACGGCACCGCCGTCAGCCGGGCAGCCGGCGACGCACGCGGAAACCGGCGCGGCCCGCCCGGCATAG
- a CDS encoding DNA alkylation repair protein, translating to MTELAELEDPKAREVNERHGDDHGVNLGRLRALAKRLKTQRELAGRLWETGDTAARLLAILICRPKAFERDRLDVMLREARAPKVHDWLVNYVVKKNPHAEELRLAWSADPDPVVASAGWALTTERVTKKPAGLDLAGLLDVIEAEMKDAPDRLQWAMNHCLAQIGIDHAEHRARAIDIGERLEVLKDYPTPPGCTSPYAPIWITELVRRRHGT from the coding sequence ATGACCGAGCTGGCCGAGCTCGAGGACCCGAAAGCACGGGAGGTGAACGAGAGACACGGCGACGATCACGGCGTGAACCTCGGCAGACTGCGCGCGCTCGCGAAGCGGCTGAAGACGCAGCGGGAACTCGCGGGCCGGCTCTGGGAGACCGGCGACACCGCGGCGAGGCTGCTGGCGATCCTCATCTGCCGTCCGAAGGCGTTCGAGCGTGACCGGTTGGACGTCATGCTGCGGGAGGCACGCGCGCCCAAGGTGCATGACTGGCTCGTGAACTACGTGGTGAAGAAGAACCCGCACGCCGAAGAGCTGCGCCTGGCCTGGTCCGCCGATCCGGATCCCGTGGTCGCGAGCGCCGGCTGGGCGCTGACCACCGAACGCGTGACGAAGAAGCCCGCGGGCCTCGACCTCGCCGGACTGCTCGACGTCATCGAGGCGGAGATGAAAGACGCTCCGGATCGCCTGCAGTGGGCGATGAACCACTGCCTGGCGCAGATCGGGATCGACCACGCCGAGCACCGCGCCCGGGCGATCGACATCGGTGAGCGCCTGGAGGTGCTCAAGGACTACCCGACTCCCCCGGGCTGCACTTCCCCGTACGCGCCGATCTGGATCACCGAGCTGGTGCGCCGGCGGCACGGCACGTAG
- a CDS encoding TIGR03767 family metallophosphoesterase gives MDPALSRRAFLLASGATASGVALEIALPAVPAASSVVPPSIVTPSAAAPMTTVRTVASPHGTGGYRRLSDGPGWRRVTRTDLADAKKDRAERRTVLACFVQFTDLHITDAQNPQRYEFLRGGDLGSWRPQEALTAVGAVSLIEQINTLRYGPATRAPIGFVMTTGDNTDNNSRIEMEWFLTAMTGGRFTPNTGDPGSYEGVQNSGLGLYWQPDSGLRDVDKRVGFPHLDGFLKAAVREVSSPGLAVPWYSTIGNHDQLFGGAYSGAGGFFADLATGSRKLFDLPASEAGAVYRALRRGDPTGARFRAAWKRYKGRTRSVTADERRAPLSPHAYVAAHLDPAYTGAGPVGHGYTRDNLDSGRLDYSFRIADGVVGISLDTTDRGGDYRGSVGTRQLAWLERALKTHADDTALIFSHHPSWAMTNLTPNPARPGEKRHGGQELLAVLRKHRNVAAWINGHSHLNRIVPHGDLWEISTASHVDYPQLARVVELADNHDGTLSLFTTLVESAAPHRTDFADLSQSGLAALYRELSFNSPGIRSGLAGLPGDRNTELLLKKH, from the coding sequence ATGGATCCCGCCCTCAGCCGCCGCGCCTTCCTCCTCGCCTCCGGAGCGACCGCCTCGGGCGTCGCGCTGGAGATCGCCCTCCCCGCCGTCCCGGCCGCCTCCTCGGTCGTGCCGCCCTCGATCGTGACACCCTCGGCCGCGGCGCCGATGACGACGGTCCGCACCGTCGCCAGCCCGCACGGCACCGGCGGATACCGCAGGCTGTCCGACGGCCCCGGCTGGCGGCGGGTGACCCGCACCGACCTGGCCGACGCCAAGAAGGACAGGGCCGAACGCCGTACGGTGCTGGCCTGCTTCGTCCAGTTCACCGACCTGCACATCACCGACGCGCAGAACCCGCAGCGCTACGAGTTCCTGCGCGGCGGAGACCTGGGCTCCTGGCGCCCGCAGGAGGCGCTGACCGCCGTCGGCGCCGTCTCGCTGATCGAGCAGATCAACACCCTGCGGTACGGCCCGGCCACCCGCGCGCCGATCGGCTTCGTGATGACCACCGGTGACAACACCGACAACAACTCCCGGATCGAGATGGAGTGGTTCCTCACCGCCATGACCGGCGGCCGCTTCACCCCGAACACCGGCGACCCCGGCTCGTACGAGGGCGTGCAGAACTCCGGTCTGGGCCTCTACTGGCAGCCCGACTCCGGCCTGCGCGACGTCGACAAGCGGGTGGGATTCCCGCACCTGGACGGCTTCCTGAAGGCGGCCGTCCGCGAGGTGAGCAGCCCTGGCCTGGCCGTACCGTGGTATTCCACCATCGGCAACCACGACCAGCTCTTCGGCGGCGCCTACTCCGGGGCCGGCGGCTTCTTCGCCGACCTGGCGACCGGCTCGCGCAAGCTCTTCGATCTGCCCGCGTCCGAGGCCGGCGCCGTCTACCGGGCGCTGCGCCGGGGCGACCCCACGGGCGCCCGCTTCCGCGCCGCGTGGAAGCGTTACAAGGGCAGGACCCGCTCGGTCACCGCCGACGAGCGCCGCGCCCCCCTGAGCCCGCACGCCTACGTCGCCGCCCACCTCGACCCGGCGTACACCGGCGCGGGACCCGTCGGCCACGGCTACACCCGGGACAACCTCGACAGCGGCCGGCTGGACTACTCCTTCCGGATCGCCGACGGGGTGGTCGGCATCAGCCTGGACACCACCGACCGCGGCGGCGACTACCGCGGATCGGTCGGCACCCGGCAGCTCGCCTGGCTGGAGCGGGCCCTGAAGACCCACGCCGACGACACCGCGCTGATCTTCAGTCACCACCCGAGCTGGGCCATGACCAACCTCACCCCCAACCCCGCCCGGCCCGGCGAGAAACGCCACGGCGGACAGGAGCTCCTCGCGGTGCTGAGGAAGCACCGCAACGTGGCCGCGTGGATCAACGGTCACTCCCACCTCAACAGGATCGTCCCCCATGGCGACCTCTGGGAGATCTCCACCGCCTCCCACGTCGACTACCCCCAGCTGGCGAGGGTCGTCGAACTGGCCGACAACCACGACGGGACGCTGTCGCTGTTCACCACCCTGGTGGAGTCGGCCGCGCCGCACCGCACCGACTTCGCCGACCTGTCCCAGAGCGGCCTGGCCGCGCTCTATCGCGAACTCTCGTTCAACTCCCCCGGCATCCGGAGCGGGCTCGCGGGCCTGCCCGGCGACCGCAACACCGAGCTTCTGCTGAAGAAGCACTAG
- a CDS encoding aromatic amino acid ammonia-lyase, with amino-acid sequence MSAVEGTIDLSAPLRSADLHRAATPVSVVAGAAVRDRVERGRGFLRDVREEERPVYGATTGFGALVGFAGREEEADQCDNTLAHLGAGQGPDLPHDVSRAAILVRTWSLAQGASGVSAHVVDGLAAMFTTTFVPAIPRYGSVGASGDLIPLAYAAQALRGRGQAYLGGSRMPAAEALSQAGLTPLTLDGRDALALVNGTSLTTAATALALDSVRSSHRATQALTCLLVDLLGCDPGFLHPRLLDAYGHPGAIDVADGMRGTLAGTIPAGTRALQEPYSIRCSPQLLGAAEDALRYVDGVVAADLSSVSDNPLFFPGDDLVVHGGNFFGQPAAFAADVLAMVTAQLGNLAERQLDLLVDPARNGGLPPMLAAGPGRQHGMQGVQLATTAFVAEIRRAAVPAGMQSLPTNLHNQDVVPFGTQAALRAYDMAGLLRLLCGSLAVGLRQAAHVGARRPTAPGCAALLDTLVEAIPAVDPDRPLDADVRRAADLLTATPPL; translated from the coding sequence ATGTCCGCCGTCGAAGGCACCATCGACCTCAGCGCTCCGCTGCGCTCAGCCGACCTGCACCGCGCCGCGACACCGGTGTCCGTCGTGGCCGGCGCGGCCGTCCGTGACCGCGTCGAGCGGGGCCGTGGCTTCCTCCGCGACGTACGGGAGGAGGAACGTCCGGTCTACGGCGCGACCACCGGATTCGGCGCCCTGGTCGGGTTCGCCGGCCGGGAGGAGGAAGCGGACCAGTGTGACAACACCCTGGCCCACCTCGGCGCCGGGCAGGGGCCGGATCTGCCCCACGACGTGAGCCGGGCCGCGATCCTCGTGCGTACGTGGTCGCTCGCCCAGGGGGCGTCCGGCGTTTCGGCGCACGTGGTCGACGGGCTCGCCGCGATGTTCACGACGACGTTCGTTCCGGCGATCCCCCGCTACGGCTCGGTCGGCGCGAGCGGGGACCTGATCCCGCTCGCCTACGCAGCCCAGGCGCTGCGCGGCCGGGGACAGGCGTATCTCGGCGGCTCGCGGATGCCCGCGGCCGAGGCGCTGAGCCAGGCCGGGCTGACCCCGCTGACGCTCGACGGCCGGGACGCCCTCGCGCTCGTCAACGGCACCTCCCTCACCACGGCCGCGACCGCCCTGGCCCTGGACAGCGTCCGGTCCTCGCACCGCGCGACGCAGGCGCTCACCTGTCTGCTGGTCGATCTGCTCGGCTGCGACCCGGGCTTCCTCCACCCGCGCCTGCTCGACGCCTACGGCCATCCCGGCGCGATCGACGTCGCCGACGGCATGCGGGGGACCCTCGCCGGGACCATCCCCGCCGGCACACGTGCGCTGCAGGAGCCGTACAGCATCCGCTGCTCCCCGCAACTGCTGGGCGCCGCCGAGGACGCCCTGCGCTACGTCGACGGTGTCGTGGCGGCCGACCTGTCCAGCGTCAGCGACAACCCGCTGTTCTTCCCCGGTGACGACCTGGTCGTGCACGGCGGCAACTTCTTCGGGCAGCCGGCCGCGTTCGCCGCCGACGTCCTCGCGATGGTCACCGCCCAGCTCGGCAACCTCGCGGAGCGGCAGCTCGACCTCCTCGTCGACCCGGCCCGCAACGGCGGCCTGCCCCCCATGCTCGCCGCCGGGCCCGGCCGCCAGCACGGGATGCAGGGGGTGCAGCTCGCCACGACGGCGTTCGTCGCCGAGATCCGCCGCGCCGCCGTGCCGGCCGGCATGCAGAGCCTGCCGACCAACCTGCACAACCAGGACGTGGTGCCGTTCGGCACCCAGGCCGCTCTGCGCGCCTACGACATGGCCGGCCTGCTGCGGCTGCTCTGCGGGTCGCTGGCGGTGGGGTTGCGGCAGGCGGCGCACGTCGGCGCCCGCCGCCCCACGGCTCCGGGCTGCGCGGCGCTCCTCGACACCCTGGTCGAGGCGATCCCCGCGGTCGATCCCGACCGCCCGCTGGACGCCGACGTCCGCAGGGCCGCCGACCTGCTCACCGCGACACCCCCTCTGTGA
- a CDS encoding fatty acid--CoA ligase family protein has product MPTPAEPYPRAVLDLLAAAGDRPVFEHGARAVTGAQMLGLVRRIAAGLRAAALGPGDGLAMMLGVTPEAFAATIAAYAVGARAVGVRPGLSDGQLRHVLHQDVTAVVTDAATGLDHARRTLTIADLLAAPGEDGPLRLSGRPEDVARLVYTSGSTGTPKACAQTYAAMDAAWTARPEAWPPAIRELASRLRRYLVFGSLGSQVMMEYGVLTLAAGGTMVVADPPAFPDAITRHRATASVITVPRLYKLVAAQRTAPADLSSLRALMVSGSPLEASRLREALDVLGPVVFQGYGQTETGTISMATPQDVPPSVGFPPGVVDVEIRDADGRPVPPGVDGELYVRTPAQAVGYWAEPEETKEVFVDGWVRTRDLGHFDEDGRLYLAGRTRDVVIVNANLYYAGPIERVLAASPDVAEAYVVGAPDEDTGEAVHAFVVPVANRIPDLGSLRALVGERLGDACVPATITVLDEVPTAPNGKPDKRLLTTVIPRAGNSVP; this is encoded by the coding sequence TTGCCGACGCCGGCTGAGCCGTACCCGCGGGCCGTTCTGGACCTCCTGGCCGCGGCCGGGGACCGGCCCGTCTTCGAGCACGGCGCCCGTGCCGTCACCGGCGCACAGATGCTCGGCCTCGTCCGGCGGATCGCGGCCGGGCTGCGCGCCGCGGCCCTCGGGCCCGGGGACGGCCTCGCCATGATGCTCGGCGTCACCCCGGAGGCGTTCGCCGCGACGATCGCCGCCTACGCCGTGGGAGCCCGGGCCGTCGGGGTGCGGCCCGGGCTGTCCGACGGCCAGTTGCGCCACGTGCTCCACCAGGACGTCACCGCGGTCGTCACTGACGCGGCCACCGGGCTGGACCACGCACGGCGCACGCTGACCATCGCCGATCTGCTGGCCGCGCCCGGCGAGGACGGTCCGCTGCGCCTGTCCGGCCGGCCGGAGGACGTCGCCCGGCTCGTCTACACCAGCGGAAGCACCGGCACGCCCAAGGCCTGCGCCCAGACCTACGCCGCCATGGACGCGGCATGGACGGCCCGCCCGGAGGCGTGGCCGCCCGCGATCCGCGAACTGGCCTCCCGGCTGCGGCGCTACCTGGTGTTCGGGTCGCTGGGCAGCCAGGTGATGATGGAGTACGGCGTGCTCACGCTCGCCGCGGGCGGGACCATGGTCGTCGCCGACCCGCCCGCGTTCCCCGACGCGATCACCAGGCATCGGGCGACCGCCAGCGTCATCACCGTGCCTCGCCTCTACAAACTCGTCGCCGCCCAGCGCACCGCCCCGGCCGACCTGAGCAGCCTCCGGGCGCTCATGGTGTCGGGGTCGCCGCTGGAGGCGTCCCGGCTCCGCGAAGCACTCGACGTGCTCGGCCCGGTCGTGTTCCAGGGCTACGGGCAGACCGAGACCGGCACGATCTCCATGGCCACGCCGCAGGACGTCCCCCCGTCGGTCGGGTTCCCGCCCGGCGTCGTCGACGTCGAAATCCGGGACGCGGACGGCCGGCCCGTCCCGCCCGGCGTCGACGGCGAGCTGTACGTCCGTACCCCCGCGCAGGCCGTCGGCTACTGGGCCGAGCCGGAGGAGACCAAAGAGGTGTTCGTCGACGGGTGGGTGCGCACCCGGGACCTGGGCCACTTCGACGAAGACGGACGGCTGTACCTCGCCGGGCGGACACGGGACGTCGTCATCGTCAACGCCAACCTCTACTACGCCGGTCCGATCGAGCGGGTCCTGGCCGCTTCCCCCGACGTCGCGGAGGCGTACGTGGTCGGCGCCCCGGACGAGGACACCGGCGAGGCGGTGCACGCGTTCGTGGTGCCGGTGGCGAACCGGATCCCCGACCTCGGCTCGCTGCGGGCGCTGGTCGGCGAGCGGCTCGGCGACGCGTGCGTTCCGGCGACCATCACCGTCCTCGACGAGGTGCCGACGGCGCCGAACGGCAAACCGGACAAGCGCCTTCTGACGACCGTGATACCCCGGGCCGGGAACAGCGTTCCCTGA
- a CDS encoding NAD(P)-binding domain-containing protein has product MAHDYLIIGAGPAGLQLAALLEHGGHDYVVLERGAGPGTFFTRYPRHRQLISINKVHTGYDDPELRLRMDWNSLLSDDPELLFTRYSEKYFPQADDLVRYLSDYAAATGVRVRYDVDVVRIGRDDDGFTATDRGGRTWRGRRLVVATGVSQLYVPPIPGIDHAERYDTFETDPRSFADQRVLVIGKGNSAFETADALMDQAAVIHVAGPHSVRMAWQSHFVGHLRAVNNNFLDSYQLKSQNTVLDGTVESIERRADGGYRVMFRYARTVEALRELCYDRVVVCTGFRFDASMFDDGCRPALVIDDRFPEQTPAYESVNVPDLYFAGTLTQQRDFKKATSGFIHGFRYGVRALHRILTTRYHGGTWPAEQVEPTPEAIGDAIIARVNRSSALWQQFGVLGDVVTVTGDTALYQEEVPVAYVAGGGLGRAPHTFVVTLEYGEGHDAVDPFDISIPRVVENDAVNAHDASYLHPVVRHYRDGAPAGVHHLAENLENHWNLPEVHQQPLAVFVKECLADAG; this is encoded by the coding sequence ATGGCGCATGACTACCTGATCATCGGGGCCGGACCGGCCGGGCTGCAGCTCGCCGCACTGCTCGAACACGGCGGTCACGACTATGTCGTCCTGGAGCGCGGAGCCGGCCCGGGCACCTTCTTCACCCGGTACCCGCGGCACCGCCAGCTGATCTCCATCAACAAGGTGCACACGGGGTACGACGACCCGGAGCTGCGGCTGCGGATGGACTGGAACTCGCTGCTGAGCGACGATCCCGAGCTGCTGTTCACCCGCTACAGCGAGAAGTACTTCCCGCAGGCCGACGATCTCGTGCGCTACCTGTCCGACTACGCGGCGGCGACCGGCGTCCGGGTGCGCTACGACGTCGACGTCGTCCGGATCGGCCGGGACGACGACGGGTTCACCGCCACCGACCGCGGTGGACGCACCTGGCGGGGGCGGCGGCTGGTCGTGGCCACCGGCGTCTCCCAGCTGTACGTCCCGCCGATCCCGGGCATCGACCACGCCGAACGCTACGACACCTTCGAGACCGACCCGCGGTCCTTCGCCGACCAGCGGGTCCTGGTGATCGGCAAGGGCAACTCGGCGTTCGAGACCGCCGACGCGCTCATGGACCAGGCCGCGGTCATCCACGTCGCCGGGCCGCACTCCGTCAGGATGGCCTGGCAGTCGCACTTCGTCGGGCACCTGCGCGCGGTGAACAACAACTTCCTCGACAGCTACCAGCTGAAGTCCCAGAACACGGTCCTCGACGGCACGGTGGAGAGCATCGAACGCCGTGCCGACGGCGGCTACCGGGTGATGTTCCGCTATGCCCGAACCGTGGAGGCGCTGCGCGAGCTGTGCTACGACCGGGTGGTCGTGTGCACCGGCTTCCGGTTCGACGCCTCGATGTTCGACGACGGTTGCCGGCCCGCGCTGGTCATCGACGACCGTTTCCCCGAGCAGACGCCGGCGTACGAGTCCGTCAACGTGCCTGATCTGTACTTCGCCGGCACGCTCACCCAGCAACGCGACTTCAAGAAGGCCACCAGCGGGTTCATCCACGGTTTCCGGTACGGCGTGCGCGCGCTCCACCGGATCCTGACCACCCGTTACCACGGCGGGACCTGGCCGGCCGAGCAGGTCGAGCCCACCCCCGAGGCGATCGGTGACGCGATCATCGCGCGGGTCAACCGCTCGTCGGCGCTGTGGCAGCAGTTCGGCGTGCTCGGCGACGTCGTCACGGTGACCGGAGACACCGCGCTCTACCAGGAGGAGGTCCCGGTGGCGTACGTGGCCGGCGGCGGCCTCGGCCGCGCCCCGCACACGTTCGTCGTCACCCTGGAGTACGGCGAGGGCCACGACGCCGTCGACCCCTTCGACATCTCGATCCCGAGGGTGGTCGAGAACGACGCCGTCAACGCCCATGACGCGAGCTACCTGCACCCGGTGGTGCGGCACTATCGGGACGGCGCGCCGGCCGGCGTCCACCACCTCGCGGAGAACCTGGAGAACCACTGGAACCTGCCGGAGGTGCACCAGCAGCCTCTGGCCGTCTTCGTCAAGGAGTGCCTTGCCGACGCCGGCTGA
- a CDS encoding glyoxalase, translated as MPCASVEETLAFYEALGFEATYRQSKPYVYLALRWSGIHLHFGPAPKDLDPVREESGGCLVMVDAVAPYHAAFAAALRRVHGKVLSSGLPRITRYRPGASRFTLIDPSGNSIIFIQRDEPAEVEYGGSKKLTGLARALDNARILREFKNDDLQAFRALKSAVRRHGADASPAERAIALCHLVDLSTVLGEHADPWLSDLRGLELTTDDRRRVESELAHLDGLREWLP; from the coding sequence ATGCCGTGCGCGTCAGTGGAGGAGACTTTGGCGTTCTACGAGGCGCTGGGGTTCGAGGCGACCTACAGGCAGAGCAAGCCCTATGTCTATCTGGCGTTGCGGTGGAGCGGGATCCATCTGCACTTCGGCCCGGCGCCCAAAGACTTGGATCCGGTCCGGGAGGAGTCCGGAGGCTGCCTGGTCATGGTCGACGCCGTGGCGCCGTACCACGCGGCGTTCGCCGCAGCGCTGCGCCGGGTCCACGGGAAGGTGCTGAGCTCCGGCCTTCCGCGTATCACCCGCTACCGGCCCGGCGCGTCCCGGTTCACGCTGATCGACCCGTCCGGGAACTCGATCATATTCATCCAGCGCGACGAGCCGGCCGAGGTGGAGTACGGCGGCTCGAAGAAGCTGACAGGACTCGCCAGGGCGCTCGACAACGCCCGGATCCTGCGCGAGTTCAAGAACGACGACCTGCAGGCCTTTCGTGCGCTCAAGTCCGCGGTGCGCAGGCACGGCGCGGACGCCTCACCGGCCGAGCGGGCCATCGCCCTGTGCCACCTCGTCGACCTGTCCACGGTCCTCGGTGAGCACGCCGATCCCTGGCTCTCCGATCTGCGCGGCCTGGAGCTGACCACTGACGACAGGCGGCGCGTCGAGTCGGAACTCGCCCATCTCGACGGCCTGCGCGAGTGGCTCCCCTGA
- a CDS encoding Ig-like domain-containing protein, with protein MNRIPCQRRGLAGRARAVATATLAGAFMIPLLAATTAASQAQAVSGPTVGRPAHQAATAPCVRQGQANYPVEYYWKNAFGMRLGSGSISVTTSPSLWGGQIAPGSTFTLTLTHRTAQWPLLVRTYTTMWDVSSLLANAQVVGPVSNGALSGNTLSVTSPGTKTDPGPTVITFRVRPGTVGRSMTIRPSGISSVIAAPGQLGNNASAPPINIVNGQSISPTNATDDTAATTENTAVTVPVLANDTATAPTISQVTQPANGTVRISGDKLIYTPDTDRAGTDTFTYTIDTACGSSTATVTVAVTCTRKPIDLVNGSFETPVVNRYDWNIPDASTNPGVGWRTTASDRKLEFWNSSSGVPAADGQQFAELNASEPSTLYQDVPTVPGTVMTWSLYHRGRAGTDVMRVLIGAPGATTAQVPDGAASPDISDGNTAWGRYTGTYVVPAGQTVTRFAFESVSAAGGNPAIGNFLDGVVFQTPPCLPMTGNATSGKAATARQD; from the coding sequence TTGAACCGCATACCGTGTCAGCGGCGCGGCCTCGCCGGTCGAGCCAGGGCCGTGGCGACGGCGACCCTCGCCGGGGCCTTCATGATCCCCCTGCTCGCGGCGACGACCGCGGCGTCCCAGGCGCAGGCCGTCTCCGGCCCCACCGTGGGCAGGCCCGCGCACCAGGCCGCGACCGCACCCTGCGTGCGGCAGGGGCAGGCCAACTACCCGGTCGAGTACTACTGGAAGAACGCGTTCGGCATGCGGCTGGGCAGCGGCTCGATCTCGGTCACCACCTCGCCCTCGCTCTGGGGCGGTCAGATCGCCCCGGGCAGCACCTTCACCCTCACGCTCACACACCGTACGGCGCAGTGGCCGCTGCTGGTCCGGACCTACACCACGATGTGGGACGTGTCCTCCCTGCTCGCCAACGCCCAGGTGGTGGGGCCGGTGAGCAACGGGGCTCTGAGCGGCAACACCCTGAGCGTCACGTCGCCGGGCACCAAGACCGACCCGGGTCCGACGGTCATCACCTTCCGGGTCAGGCCGGGCACCGTCGGGCGGAGCATGACCATCCGCCCGAGCGGGATCAGCAGCGTCATCGCCGCTCCCGGCCAGCTCGGCAACAACGCCTCCGCCCCGCCCATCAACATCGTCAACGGGCAGTCCATCTCGCCCACCAACGCGACCGACGACACCGCCGCCACCACGGAGAACACCGCCGTCACCGTGCCGGTGCTGGCCAACGACACCGCGACGGCCCCGACGATCAGCCAGGTGACCCAGCCCGCCAACGGCACGGTGCGGATCTCCGGCGACAAGCTGATCTACACGCCCGACACGGACCGCGCCGGCACCGACACCTTCACCTACACCATCGACACCGCCTGCGGCAGCAGCACCGCGACGGTCACCGTCGCCGTCACCTGCACCCGCAAGCCCATCGACCTCGTCAACGGCAGCTTCGAGACGCCTGTCGTGAACCGGTACGACTGGAACATCCCTGACGCCTCCACCAACCCCGGCGTCGGCTGGCGGACGACCGCCTCCGACCGCAAGCTGGAGTTCTGGAACAGCTCCAGCGGGGTCCCGGCCGCGGACGGCCAGCAGTTCGCCGAGCTCAACGCCAGCGAACCCTCCACGCTCTACCAGGACGTTCCCACGGTTCCCGGGACGGTGATGACCTGGTCGCTGTATCACCGGGGCCGGGCGGGAACCGATGTGATGCGGGTCCTCATCGGCGCACCGGGCGCCACCACCGCGCAGGTCCCGGACGGGGCCGCCTCCCCCGACATCTCGGACGGCAACACCGCCTGGGGCCGCTACACCGGCACGTACGTCGTGCCCGCCGGGCAGACCGTGACCCGCTTCGCCTTCGAATCGGTGTCGGCCGCCGGCGGGAATCCGGCGATCGGCAACTTCCTCGACGGCGTCGTCTTCCAGACGCCGCCCTGCCTGCCCATGACCGGCAACGCGACGTCCGGCAAGGCGGCCACGGCGCGTCAGGACTGA